One genomic segment of Carassius carassius chromosome 21, fCarCar2.1, whole genome shotgun sequence includes these proteins:
- the LOC132097164 gene encoding leiomodin-1-like has translation MSRLKVSESQGSEVSDTELLLETLSPEEVEELVRELVYIDPDPNVPVGLLQRNQTDKLPPRGYDRDAMLDYCDRETKKLVRRELSAEGGDGKRRDRLRRMRSREFSRSPSDDPLDTESRNTESEKDQDRAREMEDVSKNVSNEDEKGKEKRRAEEKRERERIGNKTESGKELSKKERGSSKTLDLISKLQEKKDEKKERGRKEEKKVCENSRIRGLVSKLQDTEDLKVKDNRADVKKQYESRNKTIVDPKNNRAEGRGNIKDVETEGKTSRSGKIEEISRRERVEEDEKHHSQRDTTRAQKEREKEENNKVKIFTISSHKTSLNSYGTDDHSVTTEEDESFSEDVDSDTGSSMFDDLVEQVRSDDPELTELNVNNSDAIKRDTLIQFAEGLRSNTHIKTFCLANTRADDHVAFAIAGTLQDNSTLTSVNLDSNHLTGKGILAIINSLQHNSTLMELRFHNQRHICGGKTEMEMAKVLRDNSSLLKLGYHFELAGPRMTMTNILSRNMDRKRQQRLEAQKLTRQETMSRSCEVKSSPEKNKLTISSINTHKNDSKFAALSKFTSVQETPKAPPTKSPSRPLPSEVPGKKEGATGSQQAPPPPPPGPALDIQAMRRSLTPISQRKPDGSAAVRQTDRSSRDQLLDSIRNCSMNALKKVEIPKRLR, from the exons ATGTCCAGACTAAAGGTCTCAGAGAGTCAGGGGAGCGAGGTGTCGGACACGGAGCTGCTGCTCGAGACGCTCTCTccggaggaggtggaggagctCGTGCGGGAGCTCGTTTACATCGACCCAGACCCGAATGTACCGGTGGGACTCCTTCAGCGGAACCAGACCGACAAACTGCCGCCCAGAGGATATGACAGAGACGCTATGCTGGACTACTGTGACCGGGAGACCAAGAAACTGGTCCGGAGAGAGCTGAGCGCAGAG GGAGGGGATGGCAAAAGGAGAGATCGACTGCGCAGAATGAGGAGCAGAGAGTTTTCCAGGTCACCGAGTGATGATCCTCTTGACACAGAGAGCAGAAATACTGAGAGCGAAAAAGATCAGGATAGAGCAAGAGAAATGGAGGATGTCTCTAAAAATGTATCTAATGAAGATGAAAAAGGCAAAGAGAAGAGAAGGGCAGaggagaagagagaaagagagaggatagGTAATAAGACAGAAAGTGGAAAGGAGCTTTCTAAAAAAGAAAGAGGAAGCAGCAAAACTCTTGACCTCATATCTAAACTGCAAGAGAAAAAAgatgagaaaaaagaaagagggagaaaggaggaaaaaaaagtctGTGAAAACTCCAGAATACGAGGCTTGGTTTCCAAACTACAAGACACAGAAGATCTAAAAGTAAAAGACAATAGGGCAGATGTCAAGAAACAATATGAAAGCAGAAATAAAACCATAGTAGATCCCAAGAACAACAGAGCAGAAGGAAGAGGAAACATTAAAGATGTAGAAACAGAGGGAAAGACAAGCAGATCTGGAAAAATAGAAGAAATAAGCAGAAGAGAGAGGGTAGAGGAGGATGAGAAACATCACTCACAGAGAGATACAACTAgagcacagaaagagagagaaaaagaagaaaacaacaaGGTGAAAATATTTACCATTTCCAGCCATAAAACCTCATTGAACTCTTATGGCACGGATGACCATTCTGTTACCACTGAGGAGGACGAGTCTTTTAGTGAAGATGTGGACAGCGACACTGGCTCCAGCATGTTTGACGACCTTGTGGAGCAGGTTCGCAGCGATGACCCTGAACTAACAGAGCTCAACGTCAATAATTCAGACGCCATTAAGAGAGACACCCTGATACAGTTTGCAGAGGGTCTTCGCAGCAACACTCACATCAAAACCTTCTGCCTTGCCAACACAAGAGCGGACGATCATGTTGCGTTTGCCATCGCTGGAACCCTACAAGATAACTCCACCCTGACCAGCGTCAACCTCGACTCGAATCATTTGACAGGCAAAGGCATCCTGGCCATCATCAACTCTCTCCAGCACAACAGCACGCTTATGGAGCTGAGGTTTCATAACCAGAGACACATCTGCGGAGGGAAGACAGAAATGGAGATGGCCAAAGTCTTACGGGACAACTCTTCACTGCTGAAGCTGGGATATCACTTTGAGCTGGCCGGGCCCAGGATGACCATGACGAACATCTTGAGCCGAAACATGGACAGGAAGAGGCAGCAGCGGCTAGAAGCACAAAAACTCACCAGACAGGAGACTATGTCCAGGTCATGTGAAGTTAAGAGCTCACCTGAGAAGAATAAGCTGACAATATCGTCCATCAACACTCATAAGAACGACTCTAAATTTGCTGCCCTCTCAAAATTCACTTCTGTTCAGGAAACTCCAAAAGCTCCTCCCACAAAGTCACCGTCTAGACCCCTCCCATCTGAGGTACCAGGGAAGAAAGAAGGGGCAACAGGAAGTCAACAAGCTCCTCCTCCACCCCCTCCTGGCCCAGCGTTAGATATTCAGGCCATGAGGAGGTCGCTGACCCCAATCTCTCAGAGGAAACCAGACGGCAGTGCAGCTGTCCGACAGACGGACAGGAGCTCCAGAGATCAGCTACTGGACTCTATCAGAAACTGCAGCATGAATGCTCTCAAAAAG GTTGAGATCCCTAAGCGGTTGAGATAG